A window of Chlamydiales bacterium STE3 genomic DNA:
ATCTATGCGGTAAGGACTTCACAAGACTTGTCTAGCAACAGTCATTTTATTGTTAGCAGCACAGCGGGAGCAGCAGATCTATCCTCCGAGCCTTTTATGCTTGCTAAGAAGGACAATATAAAACAAGCTGTTGATAGATATATTAAAGAGTTACAAGGAGATTGAAAACCTCTTTTTCCCTTACAATGGTTTTATTAAGTCCTTTGTAAGGGCTCCCTTTGTTATCGAGCAGTTTTTCTTCTTATGGAATGAAGGAGAGTAGTAGTTCATCCATAAAAGTTGTTGCCTGAATTGCTCTAATAAATTTGTTTGGTGTTTCTCTGGAGCAGAAACTATGCCCTGCAGCATTTTCTTTTCTAGCCTTGGCAGCTCTTCTGGATATTCCTTAAGCAAATCTTGCCTTTTCAAGAACTTTTTGCACGTGAGGAGATAGCTTTAGCCAGGCAGGGGTTGGCCAAAAAATGGCCATAAAAAAGGAGATGTAGAAAAGTCTGTTCATAAGCTAAAAATTATTGATCGCATCTCTTTTTTCTTACACTAGGGAAGTGCAAGTGCTGAAAATGGCTAGAGAACTTTTGGAAGAGTTATATTGACTTCCGTAAATTGGCCGGGTTCTGATTGAATTAAGATGCTCCCCCCATGTTCCTGGATGATGATGTCTTGACTGATCGATAGACCCATCCCGGCACCTTTTCCTGCTGGTTTTGTAGTAAAGAAAGGGGCAAAGATATTTGCTTGTACTTTTTTAGAGATGCCCACACCGTTGTCGCGGATTATAATGACAATACGGTTAATTTCATTTTTTGTCGTAATTGACACAATAGGGGAGTAATCTTCCTTTAATTCTTGTTTCTTTAAGTCTGTTGCGTAGCATGCATTATCGATTACATTGTAGAAAACGCGGCCTAGATTTTGTGGATAAACATTCAACAGTCCGACATGCGGATCGTAATTGGTCTCTATAGTTAGTGAAAAAAAAGGATCTTTTTTATAATAACTATGATACACCAAATCGGCGTAATCGCGTATGAGTTTATTGATGTCTGTCGGTTCTTTAATTGTTTCAATTTCCCGTGCACTTTTTAGTATGGATGTGAGGATTTCATCCGCCTTTTTGCTGTGCGTATAAATTTTTTGTAAATTGAGTTCAATGAGATTAAAGGCATCAAGTTGGTTAGCCTCTGGTAGTGTTTCCTTTAATTCTTCTACAAGTTTTTTACTTAAATCCGCAAAGTTGTAGATATAATTCAATGGGTTGCGTAATTCTGTTGCAATTCCTTTAGTTACAATCCCTAAAGAGACCAGTTTTTCTTGTTGGATAAACTTTTTCTGCATTTCTTTGATTTGATTTAAGGTCTCCTGCAGCTGCTGATTTTTTTCATTTAACTCACGAGTTCGATCATAGACCCTTCTTTCCAGATTATGGCTGTAATCTTCAAGTTTTTCGTTAGTGGTTTTGAGTTCATCGGTCAATTTGGCTTGTTGGAGATAAAGAAGCGAATTTTCTAGGGAGGTTGCAATTTGCGTTGTTAATAATTTTAAAATTTCAATTCTTTCTGGGGTGAAAGCTTTTGTCGTTAGGTTATTCTCGAGGTAAAGAGCGCCGATCACTTTTCCTTGATGGAGCAAAGGAAAGCAGAGAATTGACTGCGGTTTTTTTTCGCTAATATAAGAATCGGTAGCAAAGAGGCTTTCATTAGCAGCATCGTCTAAAACGATTTGTTCCTTAGTTCTCAAAACATAATTAATGATTGCTGTTGAGAGTTCATGCTTTTTGTCTTTTAGAGGAACAGACTTAATGAGAGGTTGGTTTCCTGATTCTGTAGTAACGGTGGCTTCAACGGCCCAATTGCCCTCTTTTTCTAAAATAAGAGCAGCTTTCTGAGCTCCTGCAGTTTCAATCAAAATTTTCATTAACTGCGCTAAAAGTTTTTCTAGGACAATTTCACTTGAAATGGAATGGATCGCTTTAATGACTGCCATAAGGTCTAAGGAAGGTTGTCGGCCGATATCATCAGATTCTAGTGCACTGTGCGGTTGTTCGAGAGTCGGTCTCGTACTAAAGGGGAAAAATGTGGGGTTCTGTTTTTCTAATTGGACCACTTTTCCGCTGGCACCCCAACGGTAATAAGCATAATGAGCATCTTGAAAGTACTGTTTTGCTAGATGGGCTTTATTTTGCAATAAATAAAATTTACCAAAAAGCTCACTTGCAATCCCTTCATTTTGTGTGTAACCATTTTCTCTAGCAGAGGCAATGGATGCGTCATAAGATTCGACTGCTTCAGAATTCCGTCCATTAAGCCGGGCCAACTCTGCTTTGATAAGTAAATACTTGTGTAAGTTATTAGAAGGAACGGCTTTGGCCCAAATATGCAGGCGTTTGAGAATCCCTTTAATTTTCACTTGATAGCTTTTTTGCATACTTACATCCCTACTTGCATAAAGAGCACAAAGACCGAGTGCGTGGTAGAAATCATTTTCAAGGCGCATGGGTTGCCCTATTGCAACGTGCGTGAGTGCATCTGTTTCCTTGCCGATTTCTTCTAGTTTGTCGAATTCGCCAAAGAGATAACAAACTTGCATTTTAAAGGTGTAGGCGAAGTAGAGGGTAATCCAAAAATTATTTTCAATAAGCGCTTTAATATAGTGGCCTTCGCTGAAGCCCTCTGAATTTAATGATGCTGGATTATCTGTTAATCCTTTTAGTGCTAAAATCGTTTGACGAAGAGCAATAAAGACATAGCCGCGATTATGTGATTTGACTTTAACACAATAGTCAATACTAGCTTTAATTTGCTCCATAAGGTCGTCTACGTTATCACTGATAAGGTATTTATCGACAATCATCATTCCTAAGCAAAATACAGCGGTATTGAAATCCCCAATGCTAGTACTCATTTCGTAGCCAGTTTGGAGAATGCTAACACTTGTTTTTAAATGATTACGCGTCGGATTTAAAAAAGTGCCTACAAATGATTTCGTAGGAGCCACCCACTTTTGATCTTCAAATTTACGATTCAAATCTAAAGCAAGCTGACCAAAATCAAAGGCAGTTGTAAAGTCTTCAAAAAGTGCATTAAGCATGATACCATAGCATGCATAGAGATAAGCAGAGGTTGGAGCATTGCCATATTTTAGCGTGAGGTTGAGTCCTTTAATGACGACAAGAGCAAATAGCTCCTTGCTTTTTAAGTAAGCTGGCGTCACAAGAAAAGCCATGAGCGTTAAAATATCAAGGTGTTCCCGGTTGGTCACAAGGGGTAAGTTCTTAATGTCTTCAAGGGTAGTCGTAAGGAGTTTAGCTTTTAAAAATAAAAACTCCTTGAGGATATGCAGTTTTAGCATGCGCGAAGGCAAATGAATGCCCATCAATTTAAGGGCGTTTCGCCCGAATTTGATCGCTTCATCATATTGGATGGAGCTGACGTTTAACTTGACCTTTAGAGTGTCGATTAAGACTTTTTCATGGATGGTTCTTGCATATTCCATGATGAGGTCAAAAAGGCGTGAAGCTTCCTCGTAATTGAGCAGTAAATACTCACATTCTGCTGCTGCTAAATAAATATCGAAGGTGAGTTGATACTCTATATCCCATTTATTAGTTGGGAGGAACTCAAGTCCCGTTTTTAAAAAACCAAGTGCTGTGCCATAGGCGACAGAGCGCATGGCACGTTGTGCGGCAAGAAAATTCATTTTCGAAAGGTTTTTGCGTTCTTGTTCATTCGTTATCAGTTCAGCTGCTTGGTTAAGCTGTGTAATAATTTCAAAAATATGTTCTTCTAATTGATGTCCATTGTATCTTTGTAGAAGAATACGACCAATTTTAAGGTGATAATTTTTTCTCTCTAAAGGTTCTGCCATGATGTAAGCGGCTTGTAAAATCTTATCATGCTGAAAGCGAAAGGCCTGTGAAGGACTTTGGTAATGAAGGGTTTCTGTAAGTTCTTTACTATCGCTCCAAAGGTAATTGAGGGCATCTTCGCTCGGCAAAATAAATCCATCATGAATGGCTTCCATCAGAAAGTTCATAACATCATGAAGGGGTTTATCCGCAATTCTTGCAATGAGTCGAACATCGAAATGGGTGCCTACGCAGGAAGCAATTTTAAGAATTTTTTGTGTTTCCAAAGAACATTTCTGCAGTTTCAAAATTAAAAGATCGACAACATTATCTGAGACATTTAAAGAGGCAATTTTTTCGGTATCCCAGGTCCACTTATTATCGACTACAGTTAAATAGTGTTCTTCATACAAAAAAGTTAAAAGCTGGTTGATGAAAAAAGGGTTGCCTTGCGTTTTTTCCGTAATTAATTTGGCGAGCTTTTTCGAAGCAGCTTCACTAGAATGTAAGCTATCCATTAGCAGCTCTTCAACATTGGCTAAATTTAAAGGAGGGACTTCAATTTCGGAAATGGCTCCGCCATTTTTTATAATGCGTTGTGTTGTCGTCATTAGAGGGTGGAGTAAAGAGACTTCATTATTGCGATAAGAGCCGATCAAAAAAAGTCCTCTTGTCTTTAAAGTTGTGAGAATAATTTCAATAAGGTGTAAGGAGGCAGTGTCAATCCACTGGAGGTCATCGAGGTGAATAACAAGAGGCGTTTCATGTGTAGCATAAAGAGAAATAAAGCGTTGGAAAAAGAAGTTGAACCTGTTTTGTGTTTCTTGAGTGTCAAATTCTTGAGAAGGCAGACGCTCTCCAAAAATGTACTGCAATTCAGGAATTAGCTCAATAATGACGGGGGCATTGCTGCCAAGAGCTTCCTTTAGCCTTTCTCTCCATTTAGCAATTGTCTCATCACTTTCTGTAAGAATTTGTTGAATCAAGTCCTGAAAAGATTCGATAAACGCATGGTAAGGAATTCCCTTTT
This region includes:
- a CDS encoding putative ATPase (Product derived from UniProtKB/Trembl:K9TBC2) produces the protein MSVTLPNYIIFREVGHGLKHTTYRGIREADHIPVLIKTFSTSHPRIEDVCRLKNEYELLSSLQASSIIRALGLEVYQGKYYLILEDPTDLVLLEKILHTHEFNLAQSLTIAIHIVKALGELQSQEVIHKDIQPRNILIDPKNLEVKLTGFTYATRIPKQRFSIKNPTLLEGSLAYMPPEQTGRMNREVDYRADFYSLGVTLYQIFTHELPFKTVDSMELVHAHIAKTPLSPHQVNPKIPVPVSDIIMKLMAKKAEERYSSSFSLLQDLEYCLQEVQEHKNLEAFPLGHNDVARKLQISQKIYGREREIHRLLVAFNEVCEGTTQMMLISGYAGIGKTSLVNEIRKPVLENNGFFISGKFDQFKKGIPYHAFIESFQDLIQQILTESDETIAKWRERLKEALGSNAPVIIELIPELQYIFGERLPSQEFDTQETQNRFNFFFQRFISLYATHETPLVIHLDDLQWIDTASLHLIEIILTTLKTRGLFLIGSYRNNEVSLLHPLMTTTQRIIKNGGAISEIEVPPLNLANVEELLMDSLHSSEAASKKLAKLITEKTQGNPFFINQLLTFLYEEHYLTVVDNKWTWDTEKIASLNVSDNVVDLLILKLQKCSLETQKILKIASCVGTHFDVRLIARIADKPLHDVMNFLMEAIHDGFILPSEDALNYLWSDSKELTETLHYQSPSQAFRFQHDKILQAAYIMAEPLERKNYHLKIGRILLQRYNGHQLEEHIFEIITQLNQAAELITNEQERKNLSKMNFLAAQRAMRSVAYGTALGFLKTGLEFLPTNKWDIEYQLTFDIYLAAAECEYLLLNYEEASRLFDLIMEYARTIHEKVLIDTLKVKLNVSSIQYDEAIKFGRNALKLMGIHLPSRMLKLHILKEFLFLKAKLLTTTLEDIKNLPLVTNREHLDILTLMAFLVTPAYLKSKELFALVVIKGLNLTLKYGNAPTSAYLYACYGIMLNALFEDFTTAFDFGQLALDLNRKFEDQKWVAPTKSFVGTFLNPTRNHLKTSVSILQTGYEMSTSIGDFNTAVFCLGMMIVDKYLISDNVDDLMEQIKASIDYCVKVKSHNRGYVFIALRQTILALKGLTDNPASLNSEGFSEGHYIKALIENNFWITLYFAYTFKMQVCYLFGEFDKLEEIGKETDALTHVAIGQPMRLENDFYHALGLCALYASRDVSMQKSYQVKIKGILKRLHIWAKAVPSNNLHKYLLIKAELARLNGRNSEAVESYDASIASARENGYTQNEGIASELFGKFYLLQNKAHLAKQYFQDAHYAYYRWGASGKVVQLEKQNPTFFPFSTRPTLEQPHSALESDDIGRQPSLDLMAVIKAIHSISSEIVLEKLLAQLMKILIETAGAQKAALILEKEGNWAVEATVTTESGNQPLIKSVPLKDKKHELSTAIINYVLRTKEQIVLDDAANESLFATDSYISEKKPQSILCFPLLHQGKVIGALYLENNLTTKAFTPERIEILKLLTTQIATSLENSLLYLQQAKLTDELKTTNEKLEDYSHNLERRVYDRTRELNEKNQQLQETLNQIKEMQKKFIQQEKLVSLGIVTKGIATELRNPLNYIYNFADLSKKLVEELKETLPEANQLDAFNLIELNLQKIYTHSKKADEILTSILKSAREIETIKEPTDINKLIRDYADLVYHSYYKKDPFFSLTIETNYDPHVGLLNVYPQNLGRVFYNVIDNACYATDLKKQELKEDYSPIVSITTKNEINRIVIIIRDNGVGISKKVQANIFAPFFTTKPAGKGAGMGLSISQDIIIQEHGGSILIQSEPGQFTEVNITLPKVL